The Flavobacterium praedii genome window below encodes:
- a CDS encoding YihY/virulence factor BrkB family protein, giving the protein MTFKIEAKLEKIPIIRNLMHVLKKVKVPGLGGFSFYDLLELYFEGIIDGAFSYHASAVAFSFFMALFPFALFILNLIPFIPIEGFQNDFLQFVKEGVPPNTYDAIANIINDILNNSHSGLMSSGFLLSIFLMANGINGILGGFESSRHVIEKRGFLNQYFVALGISLILSILLLLTVSIIVIFEVFIQKTIIQDVLSDRIPLIILGRYLFIILMILITSSILLRYGTKQAHKPPFISIGSVFTTILIIVSSYFFGIWVIRFSKYNELYGSIGTLLIMMFYIWINCMILLLGFELNATIHKLRKNKLLL; this is encoded by the coding sequence ATGACATTTAAAATTGAGGCTAAACTCGAAAAAATTCCAATCATAAGGAATCTGATGCATGTCTTAAAAAAGGTTAAAGTGCCAGGTTTGGGAGGTTTCTCGTTCTATGATTTATTAGAATTGTATTTCGAGGGCATCATCGATGGAGCATTTTCGTATCATGCAAGTGCAGTAGCTTTTAGTTTCTTTATGGCCTTGTTTCCTTTTGCTTTGTTTATTTTAAATCTAATTCCATTTATACCGATTGAAGGATTTCAAAATGATTTTCTGCAATTTGTAAAAGAGGGAGTGCCACCAAATACCTATGATGCAATTGCTAATATTATAAATGACATCCTTAATAATAGTCACTCAGGATTAATGTCTTCGGGTTTTTTATTGTCTATTTTCTTAATGGCCAATGGAATAAATGGGATTTTGGGAGGTTTTGAATCTTCCCGCCATGTAATAGAAAAAAGAGGTTTTTTAAATCAATATTTTGTAGCATTGGGCATTTCGTTGATTTTGTCGATTCTTTTACTTTTGACTGTTTCTATTATTGTTATTTTTGAGGTTTTTATTCAAAAAACAATTATTCAAGATGTGTTAAGTGATCGAATTCCGTTGATAATTTTGGGGAGATATCTTTTTATAATTTTGATGATATTAATTACATCATCTATCTTATTACGATACGGAACAAAACAAGCCCATAAACCTCCTTTTATAAGTATTGGGTCTGTTTTTACTACGATACTTATAATTGTATCTTCTTATTTTTTTGGAATTTGGGTAATTCGATTCTCAAAATACAATGAATTATATGGCTCAATTGGTACATTGTTAATTATGAT